The following coding sequences are from one Rathayibacter sp. VKM Ac-2760 window:
- a CDS encoding AMP-binding protein, which translates to MRRSFSRCFSALAAEDPERVVVVADDATLTAGALDRASNRLARAYAARGVTPDSLVAVSLPNSAELVLACAAIWKAGATPQPLSRGLSARELAEVGALGRPTLSVGVELEGVPFVPAGFEPDPALPDDELPDLRAASWKAPASSGSTGRPKIVLAAAPALMDPTQPVAAFLPREGVQLVAGPLTHSATFTYAFRGLLTGQRLVILPRFDEARVLAAIAAHRVTWALLVPTMIHRLLRTPAHRDADVSSLETVLHLGSPCPPADKRALIDWVGAEKVVEVYAGSESNGLTMIRGDEWLERPGSVGRPIGGTELRVLRPDGTECAVGEPGRVWLKRGEPTYRYLGGESKRTEDGWDTLGDVGSVDADGYLTVLDRADDLILRGGVNVYPAEIERVLEEHPAVRGAVAYGVPDAELGQAIEAVVDIADAAVTAEELLAFAREHLGSRAPRALRLQRSPLRDDAGKVRRAALADD; encoded by the coding sequence ATGCGCCGCTCGTTCTCGCGCTGCTTCTCGGCGCTCGCCGCGGAGGATCCCGAGCGGGTCGTGGTCGTCGCGGACGACGCGACGCTCACCGCGGGCGCCCTGGACCGGGCCTCGAACCGGCTCGCGCGCGCCTACGCGGCGCGGGGCGTCACTCCGGACTCGCTCGTCGCGGTCTCGCTGCCGAACTCGGCCGAGCTGGTGCTGGCCTGCGCCGCGATCTGGAAGGCGGGCGCGACGCCGCAGCCGCTCTCGCGCGGGCTCTCGGCGCGGGAGCTCGCCGAGGTCGGCGCGCTCGGGCGGCCCACGCTGAGCGTCGGCGTCGAGCTGGAGGGCGTGCCGTTCGTCCCCGCCGGCTTCGAGCCCGACCCGGCGCTGCCGGACGACGAGCTGCCGGATCTCCGGGCGGCGTCGTGGAAGGCGCCCGCCTCCTCCGGCAGCACCGGTCGGCCGAAGATCGTTCTCGCGGCGGCTCCCGCGCTGATGGACCCGACGCAGCCGGTCGCGGCCTTCCTGCCGCGGGAGGGGGTGCAGCTCGTGGCCGGGCCGCTCACCCACTCCGCGACCTTCACCTACGCGTTCCGCGGGCTCCTGACCGGGCAGCGGCTGGTGATCCTGCCGCGCTTCGACGAGGCGCGGGTGCTCGCCGCGATCGCGGCGCACCGGGTGACCTGGGCGCTGCTGGTGCCGACGATGATCCACCGGCTGCTGCGGACGCCCGCGCACCGGGACGCGGACGTGTCGTCGCTCGAGACGGTGCTGCACCTGGGCTCGCCGTGCCCGCCCGCGGACAAGCGCGCGCTGATCGACTGGGTCGGGGCGGAGAAGGTGGTCGAGGTCTACGCGGGCAGCGAGTCGAACGGGCTGACGATGATCCGCGGCGACGAGTGGCTGGAGCGGCCCGGCAGTGTCGGCCGGCCGATCGGCGGCACGGAGCTTCGGGTGCTGCGCCCGGACGGGACGGAGTGCGCGGTCGGTGAGCCGGGGCGGGTCTGGCTGAAGCGCGGCGAGCCGACCTACCGCTACCTCGGCGGGGAGTCGAAGCGGACGGAGGACGGCTGGGACACGCTCGGCGACGTCGGCTCGGTCGACGCCGACGGCTACCTGACCGTGCTCGACCGGGCCGACGACCTGATCCTGCGCGGCGGGGTGAACGTCTACCCGGCGGAGATCGAGCGGGTGCTGGAGGAGCACCCGGCGGTGCGCGGGGCGGTCGCGTACGGCGTCCCGGATGCGGAGCTGGGCCAGGCGATCGAGGCGGTGGTCGACATCGCGGACGCCGCAGTGACGGCGGAGGAGCTGCTCGCCTTCGCGCGCGAGCACCTCGGCTCACGCGCGCCGCGGGCGCTGCGGCTCCAGCGCTCGCCGCTGCGCGACGACGCGGGCAAGGTGCGGCGCGCGGCGCTCGCGGACGACTGA
- a CDS encoding SDR family oxidoreductase, with product MTTTPTPIGRVLITGGASGLGAAVAAAVAAAGGTPIVLDRDVSNVQEGVAAYQVDVAKTREAEKAVVEIAHEHGGLDAVVTAAGIDRCGRLVDVDPEEWERVISVNLLGTAAVVRAALPFLTETHGRVVTVASSLAIKAVSDATAYCASKFGVLGFTRALAAETKGEIGVTTLIPSGMKTRFFDDRDAQYKPGPDALLNDPENVANAVMFVLGQPRGCEVRELVITHEEEPSWP from the coding sequence ATGACCACCACCCCCACCCCCATCGGCCGCGTCCTGATCACCGGAGGCGCCTCCGGACTCGGAGCCGCCGTCGCCGCTGCCGTCGCGGCCGCGGGCGGCACGCCGATCGTCCTCGACCGCGACGTGTCGAACGTGCAGGAGGGCGTCGCCGCCTACCAGGTGGACGTCGCGAAGACCCGCGAGGCCGAGAAGGCGGTCGTCGAGATCGCCCACGAGCACGGCGGACTCGACGCCGTCGTCACCGCGGCCGGCATCGACCGCTGCGGCCGCCTCGTCGACGTCGACCCGGAGGAGTGGGAGCGCGTGATCTCGGTCAACCTGCTCGGCACCGCCGCTGTCGTCCGCGCCGCGCTGCCGTTCCTGACGGAGACCCACGGCCGCGTCGTCACCGTCGCGTCCTCGCTCGCGATCAAGGCCGTCTCGGACGCGACCGCCTACTGCGCGTCGAAATTCGGCGTGCTCGGCTTCACCCGCGCCCTCGCGGCCGAGACCAAGGGCGAGATCGGCGTCACCACCCTGATCCCCTCCGGCATGAAGACCCGCTTCTTCGACGACCGCGACGCCCAGTACAAGCCGGGCCCCGACGCGCTCCTCAACGACCCGGAGAACGTCGCGAACGCCGTGATGTTCGTCCTCGGCCAGCCCCGCGGTTGCGAGGTCCGCGAGCTCGTCATCACCCACGAGGAGGAGCCCTCCTGGCCGTGA
- a CDS encoding carbon-nitrogen hydrolase family protein yields the protein MSSITLAAVAAHFGRDLERTLVKLPGMIASAQERGIDLLVLPDATLGGYLLDMHHPGPDDLPQAVEVDGPEVAAVAAMAGDTTVCFGIAERALEGGEVRRYNSAVCVQGGRVIGTHRKVHLPLGESEAYAAGDAFRSFDSAVGRIGMMIDFDKTFPESARSLALDGAEILCCLSAWPASVTDRSDRIRNDRQAHLFDLYDCARAAENQVYLVSSNQTGVLGGLRFLGQAKVVDPAGEIIAKTWAKGGLAVATDDVSASVARARRSMDHLRDRAVHAYHGAAPTG from the coding sequence ATGTCGAGCATCACCCTGGCCGCGGTCGCGGCGCACTTCGGCCGCGATCTCGAGCGCACCCTCGTCAAGCTGCCCGGCATGATCGCGAGCGCGCAGGAGCGCGGGATCGACCTGCTGGTGCTGCCCGACGCGACGCTCGGCGGCTACCTGCTCGACATGCACCACCCCGGCCCGGACGACCTGCCGCAGGCCGTGGAGGTCGACGGGCCGGAGGTCGCCGCGGTCGCGGCGATGGCGGGGGACACGACGGTGTGCTTCGGCATCGCCGAGCGCGCGCTCGAGGGCGGCGAGGTCCGCCGCTACAACTCGGCGGTCTGCGTGCAGGGCGGCCGGGTGATCGGGACGCACCGGAAGGTGCACCTGCCGCTGGGCGAATCGGAGGCGTACGCGGCGGGCGACGCGTTCCGCTCCTTCGACTCCGCGGTCGGGCGGATCGGGATGATGATCGACTTCGACAAGACCTTCCCCGAGTCGGCGCGCTCGCTGGCGCTGGACGGGGCGGAGATCCTCTGCTGCCTCAGCGCCTGGCCGGCCAGCGTCACCGACCGGTCCGACCGGATCCGCAACGACCGGCAGGCGCACCTGTTCGACCTCTACGACTGCGCGCGCGCCGCCGAGAACCAGGTCTACCTGGTGTCCTCGAACCAGACAGGCGTGCTCGGCGGGCTGCGCTTCCTCGGGCAGGCGAAGGTCGTCGATCCGGCCGGCGAGATCATCGCGAAGACGTGGGCGAAGGGCGGGCTCGCGGTCGCGACGGACGACGTGTCCGCGTCCGTGGCGCGAGCCCGGCGGAGCATGGACCACCTGCGGGACCGCGCCGTGCACGCGTACCACGGGGCGGCGCCCACCGGCTGA
- a CDS encoding glycosyltransferase family 9 protein, translated as MVAIAPLRDRFDGVERIAVLRGGGLGDLLFALPAVDALAAAYPGAEITLLGTPAHRVLIEGSDAPVAGVEVLPVAQGVRDGDGEDERIVEDFTARMRARRFDLAVQLHGGGRFSNPFLLRLGARHTIGTRTDDAADLERTIPYVYYQHEMLRALEVVGLAGAPAVRLEPSLQVDPERRDRLAAVLPDGGPLVLIHPGATDVRRRWASASFAEVARALLADGARVLVVGDASDVPAADAIVAGAPGAVSWAGAVELPDLAPLLSLADLVLGNDSGPRHLAAAVGAPTVGVFWVGNAINAQPLGRQRHRVQLSWTTRCPVCGIDVTQVGWTAPRCEHELSFVDDVPVSRVLEDARAVLASTS; from the coding sequence GTGGTCGCCATCGCCCCGCTCCGAGACCGCTTCGACGGAGTCGAGAGGATCGCCGTGCTCCGCGGTGGCGGACTCGGCGATCTGCTCTTCGCGCTGCCCGCCGTGGACGCGCTCGCCGCCGCGTACCCGGGCGCCGAGATCACCCTGCTCGGCACTCCGGCGCACCGCGTGCTGATCGAGGGCAGCGACGCGCCCGTGGCGGGCGTCGAGGTGCTGCCGGTGGCGCAGGGTGTGCGCGACGGCGACGGGGAGGACGAGCGGATCGTCGAGGACTTCACGGCCCGGATGCGCGCCCGGCGCTTCGACCTCGCGGTGCAGCTGCACGGCGGCGGGCGCTTCTCCAACCCGTTCCTGCTACGGCTCGGCGCGCGGCACACGATCGGCACGCGCACCGACGACGCGGCGGACCTGGAGCGCACCATCCCCTACGTCTATTACCAGCACGAGATGCTGCGCGCGCTCGAGGTCGTCGGGCTCGCGGGCGCGCCGGCGGTGCGGCTGGAGCCGTCGCTGCAGGTCGACCCGGAGCGCCGCGACCGGCTCGCCGCGGTGCTGCCCGACGGCGGACCGCTGGTGCTGATCCACCCGGGGGCGACGGACGTGCGGCGGCGCTGGGCGAGCGCGTCCTTCGCCGAGGTGGCGCGGGCGCTGCTGGCGGACGGGGCGCGCGTGCTCGTGGTCGGCGACGCCTCCGACGTGCCCGCCGCCGACGCGATCGTCGCGGGCGCGCCGGGCGCCGTGTCGTGGGCCGGCGCGGTCGAGCTGCCGGACCTCGCTCCGCTGCTCTCGCTCGCCGACCTCGTGCTCGGCAACGACAGCGGACCGCGGCACCTCGCAGCGGCGGTCGGGGCGCCCACGGTCGGCGTCTTCTGGGTGGGCAACGCGATCAACGCCCAGCCCCTCGGCCGCCAGCGCCACCGCGTCCAGCTGAGCTGGACCACCCGCTGCCCGGTCTGCGGCATCGACGTCACGCAGGTCGGCTGGACCGCCCCGCGCTGCGAGCACGAGCTGTCCTTCGTCGACGACGTCCCCGTCTCCCGCGTCCTGGAGGACGCCCGAGCCGTCCTCGCCTCGACCAGCTGA
- a CDS encoding MSMEG_0572/Sll0783 family nitrogen starvation response protein gives MTDDQTTPADVSTDDQAAIEEQISANIEKSRGEIAHPSLPKGSNLYGSTKVFPDYQAEPGQSYFTLVHGIAHESSVSFVAILQATRAARKGFESAVYFYGPGTINAMATRGFPTVGDSGFPGEQNINDALKTFIDEGNRVFVCRFGMALHGLREEDLIEGTIPCHPLDVQDAVIHYARKGAIINSTYNL, from the coding sequence ATGACCGACGACCAGACCACCCCCGCCGACGTCAGCACGGACGACCAGGCCGCGATCGAAGAGCAGATCAGCGCCAACATCGAGAAGTCGCGCGGCGAGATCGCGCACCCCTCGCTGCCCAAGGGCAGCAACCTCTACGGCTCCACCAAGGTCTTCCCCGACTACCAGGCCGAGCCCGGGCAGTCCTACTTCACCCTCGTGCACGGCATCGCGCACGAGTCCTCGGTCAGCTTCGTCGCGATCCTGCAGGCGACCCGCGCGGCCCGCAAGGGCTTCGAGTCGGCCGTCTACTTCTACGGCCCCGGCACGATCAACGCGATGGCGACCCGTGGCTTCCCGACGGTCGGCGACTCCGGCTTCCCGGGGGAGCAGAACATCAACGACGCCCTGAAGACCTTCATCGACGAGGGCAACCGCGTCTTCGTCTGCCGCTTCGGCATGGCGCTGCACGGCCTGCGCGAGGAGGACCTGATCGAGGGCACCATCCCCTGCCACCCGCTCGACGTGCAGGACGCCGTCATCCACTACGCCCGCAAGGGCGCCATCATCAACTCGACCTACAACCTCTAG
- a CDS encoding glycosyltransferase gives MVSEHASPLATLGGVDAGGQNVHVAALADALARRGHRVTVYTRRDDASLPRRVPFTSGVEVVHIDAGPAAKVSKDELLPFMGDFAVDLANDWLDSRPDLVHSHFWMSGVAALDASERVERATGRRVPVFHTFHALGVVKRRQQGALDTSPEERAWLEPGVGQRADGVVATCSDEAFELKGLGVPTASISVVPCGVDLERFTPDGPVAERSGRVRLMSIGRLVPRKGMGHAIEALARLVADGCDAELVIVGGSGSGDALAADPEYQRLHSVAEGLGVADRVDFAGQLSQTEMPAMLRSADIVICAPWYEPFGITPLEAMACGVPVVASSVGGLIDTVVEDVTGVHVPPRDPEALAEALAALIADPERARAYGAAGRARVEARYSWDRVAADTERAYLTTLAGLGDGEAAMSGTARTPLSSTPRKAAPRR, from the coding sequence ATGGTCTCCGAGCACGCCAGCCCGCTGGCGACGCTCGGCGGCGTCGACGCCGGCGGCCAGAACGTGCACGTCGCCGCGCTCGCCGACGCGCTCGCGCGCCGCGGCCACCGCGTCACCGTCTACACCCGGCGCGACGACGCGTCCCTCCCCCGGCGCGTGCCCTTCACCTCCGGCGTCGAGGTCGTGCACATCGACGCCGGGCCGGCCGCCAAGGTCTCGAAGGACGAGCTGCTGCCGTTCATGGGCGACTTCGCCGTCGATCTCGCGAACGACTGGCTCGACTCCCGCCCCGACCTGGTGCACAGCCACTTCTGGATGTCCGGGGTCGCCGCCCTCGACGCCTCCGAGCGGGTCGAGCGCGCCACCGGGCGCCGCGTGCCCGTCTTCCACACCTTCCACGCGCTCGGCGTGGTGAAGCGCCGCCAGCAGGGCGCGCTCGACACCAGCCCCGAGGAGCGCGCCTGGCTCGAGCCCGGCGTCGGCCAGCGGGCGGACGGCGTCGTCGCCACCTGCTCCGACGAGGCCTTCGAGCTCAAGGGCCTGGGCGTGCCGACCGCGAGCATCTCGGTGGTGCCCTGCGGGGTCGACCTCGAGCGGTTCACGCCCGACGGACCCGTCGCCGAGCGCTCCGGGCGGGTGCGCCTGATGAGCATCGGCCGCCTCGTGCCGCGCAAGGGCATGGGCCACGCCATCGAGGCGCTCGCCCGCCTGGTCGCCGACGGCTGCGACGCCGAGCTGGTGATCGTCGGCGGCTCCGGCTCGGGCGACGCGCTCGCCGCCGACCCGGAGTATCAGCGCCTGCACAGCGTCGCCGAGGGCCTCGGCGTCGCCGATCGCGTCGACTTCGCCGGCCAGCTCTCGCAGACCGAGATGCCGGCGATGCTCCGATCGGCGGACATCGTGATCTGCGCGCCCTGGTACGAGCCGTTCGGCATCACCCCGCTGGAGGCGATGGCCTGCGGCGTGCCGGTGGTCGCCTCCTCGGTCGGCGGGCTGATCGACACGGTCGTCGAGGACGTCACCGGCGTGCACGTGCCGCCGCGCGACCCCGAGGCCCTCGCCGAGGCGCTCGCCGCGCTGATCGCCGACCCCGAGCGCGCCCGTGCCTACGGGGCCGCCGGCCGCGCCCGCGTCGAGGCGCGCTACTCCTGGGACCGCGTCGCCGCGGACACGGAGCGCGCCTACCTGACCACCCTCGCCGGACTCGGCGACGGCGAGGCCGCCATGAGCGGCACCGCCCGCACTCCCCTCTCCTCCACCCCCCGGAAGGCGGCCCCGCGCAGATGA
- a CDS encoding SIS domain-containing protein: protein MSIDTVLDTPTDTPTDAARRLVDDHIARALDVVAQLERHSDRIVAWGVELADRLHSGARLLAAGNGGSAAEAQHLTAELVGRFDGDRVPFSAISLHSETSSLTAIGNDYGFDHVFSRQVTAHARAGDVVVLLSTSGRSANLLHAAEAARAAGARSWALTGDGPNPLTEACDESIALEGHGSNVQEAQLVLVHALCRAFEHRIRVRTGAAA, encoded by the coding sequence ATGAGCATCGACACCGTTCTGGACACCCCGACCGACACCCCGACGGACGCCGCCCGGCGCCTCGTCGACGACCACATCGCCCGCGCGCTCGACGTCGTCGCGCAGCTGGAGCGGCACTCCGACCGGATCGTCGCCTGGGGCGTCGAGCTGGCCGACCGGCTGCACTCCGGCGCGCGGCTGCTCGCGGCCGGCAACGGCGGCTCGGCGGCGGAGGCGCAGCACCTCACTGCCGAGCTGGTCGGCCGCTTCGACGGCGACCGCGTGCCGTTCTCGGCGATCTCGCTGCACTCCGAGACCTCCAGCCTCACCGCCATCGGCAACGACTACGGCTTCGACCACGTGTTCTCCCGCCAGGTCACCGCGCACGCCCGCGCCGGCGACGTCGTCGTGCTGCTCTCGACCAGCGGCCGCAGCGCCAACCTGCTGCACGCGGCCGAGGCGGCGCGCGCAGCCGGAGCCCGCTCCTGGGCGCTGACCGGCGACGGGCCGAACCCGCTGACCGAGGCCTGCGACGAGTCGATCGCTCTCGAGGGCCACGGCTCGAACGTGCAGGAGGCGCAGCTCGTGCTGGTGCACGCGCTCTGCCGGGCGTTCGAGCACCGGATCCGCGTGCGGACGGGGGCGGCCGCGTGA
- a CDS encoding carbon-nitrogen hydrolase family protein — MTVVGSVAANFTRDLDQNYALIAALAEEAREKRVEFLVLPEAAIGGYLSSLGNHGDTVKTTTRSMPPAIALDGPELRRVQEIAGDLLVAIGFCELDEDGETRYNAAALLDGGQIYGSYRKVHQPLGEHMSYSPGPGYSVFETPVGRVGLQICYDKAFPEAARSMALDGAEIIASLSAWPAARTATAENLQEDRWTYRFNQFDIARALDNQVFWLASNQSGTFGSLRYVGNAKVVDPGGNILATTLLGSGMAVADIDVRGTFEAMRGGMFHLRDRRPDAYDIDRVWSGGLVHA; from the coding sequence ATGACCGTCGTCGGATCGGTCGCGGCGAACTTCACCCGCGACCTCGATCAGAACTACGCGCTCATCGCCGCGCTGGCCGAGGAGGCCCGGGAGAAGCGGGTCGAGTTCCTCGTCCTGCCCGAGGCCGCGATCGGCGGCTACCTCTCCTCGCTCGGCAATCACGGCGACACCGTCAAGACGACGACCCGATCGATGCCACCGGCGATCGCGCTGGACGGGCCGGAGCTGCGCCGGGTGCAGGAGATCGCGGGCGACCTGCTGGTCGCGATCGGCTTCTGCGAGCTCGACGAGGACGGCGAGACCCGCTACAACGCGGCCGCCCTGCTCGACGGCGGGCAGATCTACGGCAGCTACCGCAAGGTGCACCAGCCGCTCGGCGAGCACATGTCCTACTCGCCCGGGCCCGGCTACTCGGTCTTCGAGACGCCGGTCGGCCGGGTCGGGCTGCAGATCTGCTACGACAAGGCCTTCCCGGAGGCGGCCCGCTCGATGGCGCTGGACGGGGCGGAGATCATCGCCTCGCTCTCGGCCTGGCCGGCCGCGCGGACGGCGACGGCGGAGAACCTGCAGGAGGACCGCTGGACCTACCGCTTCAACCAGTTCGACATCGCGCGGGCCCTGGACAACCAGGTGTTCTGGCTGGCGTCGAACCAGTCCGGCACCTTCGGGTCGCTCCGCTACGTGGGCAACGCGAAGGTCGTCGATCCGGGCGGCAACATCCTCGCGACGACGCTGCTCGGCTCCGGCATGGCGGTCGCCGACATCGACGTGCGGGGCACCTTCGAGGCGATGCGCGGCGGGATGTTCCACCTGCGCGACCGCCGGCCGGACGCCTACGACATCGACCGCGTCTGGAGCGGAGGGCTGGTCCATGCCTGA
- a CDS encoding MSMEG_0570 family nitrogen starvation response protein: protein MPEMTFHVRWPDGVEERCYSPSLVMHDYLAEGESYPLEDFVGRSTEALRLASERVRAKFGFACTSALQQESEIVAAAARFDGGRVRVLAMDPPLPSAAPTVQGTRA, encoded by the coding sequence ATGCCTGAGATGACCTTCCACGTCCGCTGGCCGGACGGCGTCGAGGAGCGCTGCTACTCGCCGAGCCTGGTGATGCACGACTACCTCGCCGAGGGCGAGAGCTATCCGCTCGAGGACTTCGTCGGGCGCTCGACCGAGGCGCTGCGGCTGGCCAGCGAGCGGGTGCGCGCGAAGTTCGGCTTCGCCTGCACCTCCGCGCTGCAGCAGGAGTCGGAGATCGTCGCGGCCGCCGCGCGCTTCGACGGCGGGCGGGTGCGGGTGCTGGCGATGGATCCGCCGCTGCCGTCCGCTGCTCCGACCGTGCAGGGGACGCGCGCATGA
- a CDS encoding MSMEG_0565 family glycosyltransferase, with product MRIAQLTYSTRPRGGVVHTLALSEALARRGHEVTVWTLGRGGDSAFFRAVDPAVAVRVVPFAAREGESVGDRIVRSLDALAAGLAATGGTEWDVVHAQDCISANAALRAGAAGPGGLLRTVHHLDEFTTPALIDCHERALTGPAALLAVSASVAGDVAAGWGREPTVIPNGVDAARFAAAAGGQGVAEWRAELGRYVLALGGIEPRKGSVDLLAAFAGLAPGTVLVFGGGETLFDYRGYREEFERRAAELGVTPVVLGTVPEERLAALVAGAAVLGFVSTKEGFGLAAMEALAAGVPVVARDLPVLREVFGGTVAYGSDVAGIRAALAAALAGEAPDPRPGRELAFSHSWDDVAASHEALYRSHASAA from the coding sequence GTGCGGATCGCGCAGCTGACCTACTCCACCAGGCCCCGCGGCGGCGTGGTGCACACGCTCGCGCTCTCGGAGGCGCTGGCCCGGCGCGGGCACGAGGTGACCGTCTGGACGCTCGGCCGCGGCGGTGACTCCGCCTTCTTCCGCGCGGTCGATCCCGCCGTGGCGGTCCGGGTCGTGCCGTTCGCGGCGCGAGAGGGCGAGAGCGTCGGCGACCGGATCGTCCGCTCCCTCGATGCGCTCGCGGCCGGGCTCGCGGCGACGGGCGGGACGGAGTGGGACGTCGTGCACGCGCAGGACTGCATCTCGGCCAACGCCGCGCTCCGTGCCGGCGCCGCCGGACCGGGCGGGCTGCTGCGCACCGTGCACCACCTCGATGAGTTCACGACGCCGGCGCTGATCGACTGCCACGAGCGCGCGCTCACCGGGCCGGCCGCGCTGCTCGCGGTCTCGGCGTCGGTCGCGGGCGACGTCGCCGCAGGCTGGGGCCGCGAGCCGACCGTGATCCCGAACGGCGTCGACGCCGCGCGCTTCGCCGCCGCCGCGGGCGGCCAGGGGGTCGCCGAGTGGCGGGCCGAGCTCGGCCGCTACGTGCTCGCGCTCGGCGGCATCGAGCCGCGGAAGGGCAGCGTCGACCTGCTGGCGGCGTTCGCGGGACTCGCGCCCGGCACGGTGCTCGTCTTCGGCGGCGGGGAGACGCTGTTCGACTACCGGGGCTATCGCGAGGAGTTCGAGCGCCGGGCGGCCGAGCTGGGGGTGACGCCGGTCGTGCTCGGCACGGTGCCCGAGGAGCGGCTCGCAGCGCTCGTCGCCGGCGCGGCGGTGCTCGGCTTCGTCTCGACCAAGGAGGGCTTCGGCCTCGCGGCGATGGAGGCGCTCGCCGCGGGGGTGCCGGTCGTCGCGCGCGATCTGCCGGTGCTGCGCGAGGTGTTCGGCGGGACGGTGGCGTACGGGAGCGACGTGGCGGGCATCCGGGCGGCGCTGGCCGCGGCGCTCGCGGGGGAGGCGCCGGACCCGCGGCCCGGGCGGGAGCTGGCCTTCTCGCACTCCTGGGACGACGTCGCCGCGAGCCACGAGGCCCTGTACCGGTCGCACGCGAGCGCCGCCTGA
- a CDS encoding MSMEG_0569 family flavin-dependent oxidoreductase, which translates to MTALENGRHLPVAVIGAGQAGLSISRLLTDEGVEHLVIERDTIAHDWLDRRWDNFTLVTPNWQCRLPGYPYDGDDPHGFMTRDEVHAWVRRYAESFDAPVVEDTEVLRLREGADGAFEIVTSRGTITADQVVVATGGYHRPVLPAVAHRIPDSVVQLHSADYRSAAALPEGGVLVVGSGQSGAQIAEDLFLEGRAVHLALGTAPRVARFYRGRDCVAWLADMGVYDVPVHAQVGGLSKRESTNHYVTGRGGGRDIDLRAFARDGMHLYGRLQQVDGASLRFAPTAEASLDYADSVAESIKNDIDAYIERSGVQAPTEARYTPVWRPEREIEELDLAAAGITSIVWAVGFRADYSWMQIGVFDGAGHPTHRRGATAVPGLHFLGLPWLNTWGSGRFEAIARDAEHVVQQLLGGARLDRFEGAAVR; encoded by the coding sequence ATGACCGCGCTCGAGAACGGCCGGCACCTGCCGGTCGCCGTGATCGGCGCCGGTCAGGCCGGGCTGTCGATCAGCCGCCTGCTCACGGACGAGGGCGTCGAGCACCTCGTGATCGAGCGCGACACGATCGCGCACGACTGGCTCGACCGCCGCTGGGACAACTTCACCCTCGTCACGCCGAACTGGCAGTGCCGGCTCCCGGGTTACCCCTACGACGGCGACGACCCGCACGGCTTCATGACCCGCGACGAGGTGCACGCCTGGGTGCGGCGCTACGCGGAGTCGTTCGACGCTCCGGTCGTGGAGGACACCGAGGTGCTGCGGCTGCGCGAGGGCGCGGACGGGGCCTTCGAGATCGTCACCTCGCGCGGCACGATCACGGCCGACCAGGTCGTCGTCGCGACCGGCGGCTACCACCGGCCGGTGCTGCCGGCGGTCGCGCACCGCATCCCGGACTCGGTCGTGCAGCTGCACTCGGCCGACTACCGCTCGGCCGCGGCGCTGCCCGAGGGCGGGGTGCTCGTGGTCGGCTCCGGCCAGTCCGGCGCGCAGATCGCGGAGGACCTCTTCCTCGAGGGGCGCGCCGTGCACCTGGCGCTGGGGACCGCTCCGAGAGTCGCCCGGTTCTACCGCGGGCGGGACTGCGTCGCGTGGCTCGCCGACATGGGCGTCTACGACGTGCCGGTGCACGCGCAGGTGGGCGGGCTCTCGAAGCGGGAGTCGACCAATCACTACGTCACCGGGCGCGGCGGCGGGCGGGATATCGACCTGCGGGCGTTCGCGCGCGACGGGATGCACCTCTACGGGCGGCTGCAGCAGGTCGACGGTGCGTCGCTCCGGTTCGCGCCGACGGCCGAGGCGTCGCTCGACTACGCGGACTCGGTCGCCGAGTCGATCAAGAACGACATCGACGCCTACATCGAGCGCTCGGGCGTGCAGGCGCCGACCGAGGCCCGCTACACCCCGGTCTGGCGGCCGGAGCGCGAGATCGAGGAGCTGGACCTGGCGGCCGCCGGGATCACGAGCATCGTCTGGGCGGTCGGCTTCCGCGCCGACTACTCCTGGATGCAGATCGGCGTCTTCGACGGCGCCGGGCACCCCACCCACCGCCGCGGCGCGACCGCGGTGCCGGGGCTGCACTTCCTCGGGCTGCCGTGGCTGAACACCTGGGGCTCCGGCCGCTTCGAGGCGATCGCGCGGGATGCGGAGCACGTGGTGCAGCAGCTGCTCGGCGGCGCGCGGTTGGACCGGTTCGAGGGCGCCGCGGTACGGTGA